The following proteins come from a genomic window of Bactrocera tryoni isolate S06 chromosome 1, CSIRO_BtryS06_freeze2, whole genome shotgun sequence:
- the LOC120776305 gene encoding mitochondrial import inner membrane translocase subunit Tim16-like yields MAKYLAQIIVLGGQAIGRAFAKALKQEIAASQEAARRGGGGQQGEKRAEANARTGMTLEEAKQILNVDDLKDLQKVIKNYEHLFAVNEKAKGGSFYIQSKVFRAKERIDHELKQQMDAARSKQSET; encoded by the exons ATGGCGAAATATTTGGCGCAGATCATTGTGCTTGGCGGGCAAGCTATTGGCCGTGCATTTGCGAAAGCGTTGAAGCAAGAAATAGCGGCATCACAGGAGGCTGCACGTCGCGGGGGTGGTGGACAGCAGGGAGAAAAACGTGCGGAAGCTAATGCGCGAACTG GCATGACATTGGAAGAGGCCAAACAAATATTGAATGTGGACGATTTAAAGGATCTGCAGaaagttattaaaaactatGAACACTTGTTTGCGGTGAATGAAAAAGCGAAAGGCGGTTCCTTTTATATACAGTCAAAAGTGTTTCGTGCAAAGGAACGTATTGATCATGAGTTGAAACAACAAATGGATGCGGCACGGTCAAAACAAAGTGAAACGTGA
- the LOC120766930 gene encoding F-box/LRR-repeat protein 7-like, whose protein sequence is MSHQTARRAQAPTSLECPLASLGRNSSTVIDSLTGHHQPPYHHPLSSSPLDPQVYQMSRKSPDLSIDADDIIYTPSASQQGDTVDGLLNELVNIEEDAETAAVAASAMNATAQRNHTLPEMYQLPHSGSHGGGTTAGRITRHQGGRCSVPTVSSAVNGGSTRNMQYFLEKKMDALYLGNAIRALPLGSEASHFQNERYFLEDGLRNICNYNNGTERLADAHYLRHHASSPSETSGSDRYLLNRTGSPTDAFSSSNHLENFANTSNNTTSSNLALDQRFHHTKVKSLSDGLCNIGRFSPSLDQGYATLVSPSPTGHHPNTITTHSIVHHPPPSTTTLTAVTRTRHDNVAPPPWNKKTFRSGPLFDRLPDDVVLKIFNWFDSCELCILARVCRRFDQLAWRPVLWKVISLKGEHLNGDKTLKMIFRQLCGQTCNGSCPEVERVMLSEGCRISDKGLQLLTRRCPELTHLQLQTCMQVSNQALMDVLTKCTNLQHLDVTGCSQVVSISTHPNLEQPRRLLLQYLDLTDCLVLDDVGLKIVVKNCPQLVYLYLRRCIKVTDAGLKFVPSFCIALKELSISDCVNITDFGLYELAKLGAVLRYLSVAKCDRVSDAGLKVIARRCYKLRYLNARGCEAVSDDSITVLAHSCPRLRALDIGKCDVSDAGLRALAESCPNLKKLSLRNCDMITDRGVQCIAYYCRGLQQLNIQDCQISIEGYRAVKKYCKRCVIEHTNPGFC, encoded by the exons ATGTCGCATCAGACCGCACGCCGCGCACAAGCGCCTACAAGTCTCGAATGTCCGCTGGCATCATTGGGACGCAACAGTAGCACCGTCATCGATTCGCTGACGGGACATCATCAACCGCCATACCATCATCCACTCAGTTCCAGTCCACTCGATCCGCAGGTCTATCAAATGTCACGTAAATCGCCGGACCTCAGCATCGATGCGGACGATATCATCTATACACCATCAGCTTCGCAGCAAGGTGATACCGTAGATGGACTGCTCAATGAATTGGTTAACATTGAAGAAGATGCGGAAACTGCTGCTGTAGCTGCATCGGCGATGAATGCGACGGCGCAACGTAATCACACGTTACCAGAAATGTATCAGTTGCCACATAGCGGCTCACATGGCGGTGGTACAACAGCTGGCCGTATAACTAGACATCAGGGTGGACGTTGCAGCGTACCGACGGTGTCAAGTGCGGTCAATGGTGGTAGCACACGTAATATGCAATACTTTTTGGAGAAGAAAATGGACGCGCTCTACTTGGGCAATGCGATACGCGCGCTTCCCTTGGGTTCGGAGGCGAGTCACTTTCAGAATGAGCGCTATTTTCTCGAAGACGGACTGCGTAATATATGCAATTATAATAATGGTACCGAACGATTAGCGG ACGCGCACTACTTGCGCCACCACGCCTCCAGTCCGAGCGAAACGAGCGGTTCCGATCGTTACCTGCTAAATCGCACCGGTTCACCGACGGATGCATTCAGCTCTTCCaatcatttggaaaattttgccaacaccagcaacaatacCACATCCTCTAACCTTGCGCTGGACCAACGTTTCCACCACACCAAAGTGAAAAGTCTCTCCGATGGGCTCTGCAATATCGGACGCTTCTCACCTAGTCTGGATCAAGGTTATGCCACGCTTGTTTCGCCCTCGCCAACTGGCCATCATCCAAACACAATCACAACGCATAGCATCGTACACCACCCACCGCCGTCGACGACCACTTTAACAGCAGTGACACGCACACGACACGACAATGTCGCGCCACCACCATGGAATAAGAAGACCTTCCGTTCGGGACCACTCTTCGATCGGCTACCCGACGATGTGGTTTTGAAGATTTTCAATTGGTTCGACAGTTGTGAATTGTGTATTTTGGCGCGCGTGTGTCGACGTTTCGACCAACTCGCCTGGCGTCCAGTGCTCTGGAAGGTGATCTCGCTGAAAGGTGAACACCTGAATGGCGATAAGACACTAAAAATGATTTTCCGACAATTGTGCGGGCAAACATGCAATGGTTCGTGTCCGGAAGTAGAGCGTGTAATGCTCTCCGAGGGCTGTCGAATTTCCGACAAGGGTTTGCAGTTGTTAACGCGACGCTGCCCGGAATTGACACATTTGCAGCTACAAACCTGCATGCAGGTGTCGAATCAAGCGCTCATGGACGTACTTACAAAATGTACAAATTTGCAGCATCTCGACGTGACGG GCTGTAGCCAGGTGGTTAGCATCAGCACGCATCCAAACCTGGAACAACCACGCCGTCTGCTACTGCAATATTTAGATCTGACGGATTGTCTTGTCTTAGACGACGTCGGGCTTAAAATCGTGGTGAAAAACTGTCCACAGCTGGTGTATTTATACCTTAGACGCTGTATAAAAGTTACAG ATGCCGGCTTGAAATTCGTACCAAGTTTTTGCATCGCACTCAAGGAGCTCAGCATATCCGATTGCGTGAACATTACCGATTTCGGTCTCTATGAACTCGCCAAACTCGGCGCTGTTTTACGGTACCTCTCCGTGGCGAAGTGTGATCGCGTCTCCGATGCTGGACTCAAAGTGATCGCGCGTCGCTGCTATAAGCTGCGTTATCTAAATGCGCGCGGCTGTGAAGCGGTTAGCGATGATTCCATCACCGTATTGGCACATTCCTGTCCGCGTCTGCGTGCACTTGACATCGGCAAGTGCGATGTAAGCGATGCGGGTCTGCGTGCGCTCGCCGAAAGTTGTCCGAATTTGAAGAAGCTCAGTTTGCGGAATTGTGATATGATAACGGACCGTGGCGTGCAGTGTATTGCTTACTACTGTCGTGGCCTACAACAACTGAACATACAGGATTGCCAGATATCGATCGAGGGCTATCGCGCGGTGAAGAAGTACTGTAAGCGCTGCGTTATAGAACACACAAATCCAGGTTTCTGTTGA